GACAACGAACTCTGATGAGGAGTTAACTCCTTTATGGTCTCAAATTCTATCACCTTCCTAAAGAGACAACCTCTGCATATGGGGAACAGCTTAGGAACATCAGAAAGGGATGGCCAGAAAGGGAGCCATCCCAGAAGGAAGCAGCAGTAAGATCTGTGCTGCCCTAGGGCAGTGATGGTTTCTTGAGTCCCAAGTCTCATATCTGGTTCCTGCCAATGGCCCTGTTCAAGGACACCAGTTTCAAGCACTACAAACCCAGGTACAGCAAGCTAAAGGGTAAGGAAACCCACATCCAACACTATGGTTGTGACAAAAAACCACGCAGCTGGGCTTCTACCACAGCTACAACAGAAGGATTTGTGGGACAACCTGCAGAGTCCACTCTGAAAAGAAAGGCGGCAAGTGCGTATTTGTTAGGTGCTCGGGGCTGCAAATCTGTCTGAGAGCAGCAACAttactgcagcagagcagatgcCAACACCGGCCTGTTCATCCCCCACTACCTTACCTCATGAGCTCAAACTCTCCGTCTGGTGGAATGAAGCTGATGCTCCTCTCAGAATCAAACTTGCTGAGCCTCACGCACTGGTGGAAAGTGCAGTCGTCGATGGCGATTGACTGTTTGCCGCTAAAAAAACCAAGACAGTTAAACAAGCGCAAGCTGCAGCCCTGGAATCTCAGCACAGTCAAAGTCTGCCCAGGCAGAAGCTACTCTACAGAGTGCGTTGCCATCACAGGCGTCCAGGAAacggggaggcagggagagatttAAGGGACAGCAGGCTCTTGGCTCAGACTTTTCTTGTTTCACCACCACAAAGATCATACTTCAGGAAGCTTGTTTAAAAGaattctctccctcctctccccagagaAGAGAGGGATGAGAGCAGCACCCTTCTGTCACAGCCAACACCACAATGCTCAGGTCTGCCAGTCAGCAGCACCTCAGTACTGCAAGGGCAACTCTGCTAGGCCAAGTCTTCTTGCAGCACGCttcaaaggacagaaaacacTTTCCTGTCCAGAAAGCTATCCCACTGCCACACAGCCAGGAGGCGCCAGGTTCGGGGTCTCCCTGTTCGGAAGGTGcaccagcctgtccccatctGGGTGCACCAGCCCAACCTGCCAGCACGCAGCTTGTGCCAAGGCCCAGTCTCTGACAATACCTTCCCTGCTACCGGTCCTGAAGTGAGCCAAGAACTCCTCTCAGCTACCAAGAGGGACAAGAAAAGGCGACGGCAACAGCAACAGAAGAGGCAGCAGTTTAGAGAAAGTGCAGCACTATAGAACTGTCACATCTAGGCTGCCTCAactgctgggagcagctggacaACCATGCAAGTGTGCCGAGGTAGTGTAAGCACTACAGGCAGGTTCAGGAACCTAGGAACCACCATCACCTGCACAACTGGGAGGCGGACTGACCTCAGGCCGAACTGGCTGTTGAATTACACAACCCAGGGGTGTAGTTTGTGCTTTGTAAGCGGGAGTCAGTCTTTCCTCATCTGTCGCCCAGACAACAGCCAACACTAGCTGACTAGTTCCTGTTTGTTTGGAACGCTGCTGGGAAAGCCCTACTGCCTAGCACTGCTCCAGGCCTCAGGCAGCATTACTCGGGGTTTGGTGTTGCCACATGATAGATGCCAAAAAGCAACTAGCAGCAGCTGTCCCTTTTGGTCACCTCATAACTAAATGCTTCTGGAGAATGACATCTCCAGGCTCTTGCTCACCAGAGAACCACAGCTTCGAGAGTCCCTGCCCACCTTGCTTCTGTAACTCAAGAAAATAGCACATTTACAGGCCAAGGAACTAACAACACAGAAGCTTTGGGACAGCGTTACTGACTCTTCAGAGGCCTACACAGATGACATTTTCACTAGGATATATCCCCACTGGGCAGCCACCTGAGGCTCATCCATTTTACTACCTAAATTCAGGTACAGGAAAAATGGCTTAAAGGTGACAGTGAAGTGATAGCTCTTGGCTCGGTTCTGAGAGAAAAGGCAAATAGCAGCTCAGCTCCATTTACAGGAACCATTGTGGAAAGTGTCTGAGACCCAAGTTACATGCACAAGTCACATGAAGCAAGAGACAACGGGGGACAGCAGAATGCACACACAGCTGAAGCAGATTATCTACCTTCCCAAATCGCTGGGGGtcagcaaaaaacaaaacaaaacaagaaaacaaccaAGAGAAACACAGTTGAGTTGCAAATGGTTAGTGAGACAAAAGTGGTCGTCCCTTTCCTTTTACCTCTTCACCCCAAGCAGGAAGGCTGGAAGAGGCATGAGACCCGTTTTCAGCTTCAGTGCGGGTACTGACTGAGGCGCAGCTGGGCTCCCAGAAGGGAAGAGCCTCCCCCTGTACGTCAGCAGGAGGGGCTTACCCAGTGTTGGTCTGTCAGCTCTTCCAGTTTGTGTGAACAGTCCAGGTAGCGCAGGCTACAGTCAGAGGGGTTCCCTCATTGTTCTGTGGGAGCACTACCACTGATCCTACAAATAAGAGTCTCTGCAATGACTAGAACTGCTAGAGACACAAGTTCTGGAAAAAGATATCTTGGGAAAGTGTTTCCGGATGCAAGAACTCCACACTTAACAATACATTTGAACCTTAATACTTGGAGAGCTGTAGAGAAGCTCTCCGTATTGAGCCCCTCAGGCCAGCAGCTTGCATGACGGCTGACCGACCCAGAGAAAAGTTAGCAATAACATCTGAAGGGAAGAAGAGATTAGCTTTACCTGTCAGATCAGAAAAGCTAGTAGGCGCTGCCCTTTCATAGGAGTCCCTGGTCACAAGCAGCTTTTTACCCCAATGCCTCTTACCTTTTCCCCGTTTCATCCGCAGTCCCTTTGCCCTGTTTTTCAATGACAATCTTGTCATTCATGCCAAACTTGCACTCTGGCATCCCACTCAGATAACTCTTCATCACCACTCTGCCAGAGACATGGGCACTCAAAACCTGACCTGGTGTAGAGAAGAGCCCAGTTCAGAACACTTATACAAGTCCCACTCACAAACCTCGAAGGGGAGAAAGATGCCAGCTCTCCACCTCCTACTTACCCTGGGGGGACATCAAGAGATTCACACTCTCCAGCACATCAAGAAACAGTTCATTGCGACGATATTTGATCCCTTCACGTCTCCATCCAATTTGTCCAGTCACCTGGCTGGTGATCTGGGACTGCTCCTCCTTAGTCTGAAAGGAAGAAGTGACATCTTAGTCTTTTGGTTTATCTAGAGGTCTAAGAAAGCTTGCTCTAAATCTAAGAGCAAGTGCTTGCTATTTATTACGCACAAATGCTTTTGACACACAGGCACTGGAGTTACACACGCCTAACAGCGCCCAGGCTCTAAGCCTCCCGAGACCACTAAGGCTGATGTCAAGAAGCACTGGGAGGTTTCCTACCTGATGCTACAGGCGGGGTCCAGTCACACGCAGAAAGTCAAGAAGTAGATGTATAGCAGCAAGCGCGGTGCACACAGGGTTAACAGGCAAGCAGGTCAGTAgcaagaaaagggaggaagggagaaagaggcaGGTTAGGCTTAAGGCTACCTCAGGACAGGAACAAAGCAAGCCAACTCATCATTAATTAGGCAGCTAATTAGCACAAACAAGATGAGGGGCTTTGACCTTCAGCTCCCCTCAGAAAACACAGCAGTCCTAGCAGTGAAACGGCTTTTCAGACTCGACCCATTATTATCACCCAAATACAACGCAGAGCAGAGGGAGTGACAGACAGGCGAAATACCACTCCCAGTAATGTTCCTACACAGAGCAGACTCATGTCGCTGTTCTTAAAGCAAGCCCTGGACATTTACCATGGCACAGATGCCCAGACTATGAGGCATCCAGGACTGCAGTCACTTTAAGTCTGGGTCCTATATAAAGTTATATCCTTGTTAATTCCACCTCTTCCACCAGAATGACTGCAGAACACAGACGCGggtcctgccccagcagccttGCACCAGGCCCACAGGTTGGGTGGTAGTACATGATCTCAGCTTTAAAGCAGCAGTAGCTTGGTTTCACACGTGTTCTTGCCACAGACATGGTGACCCCCTGAGCAAGCAGAGACATTATCGTAACATCTAAGAGGCAGAGAGTTTTACAATATATATAGATGTAACACCCAGTTCTCTGGCTTCCAAAGGGACACTGATCACCTGCTGATGTTCCACCTCCTGCAATAGCATCAGTGCCATGAACCTCTACTGGTCGCTACAGAAAGTGAGTGGATGGATCTGGGAGCAGATGCCTGGGGAGTGCCAATGCTAGGATCGCCCACCAGCATGAGCGTTCCCTCAGGTCTGAAATGTCTCAGGACTGGGACCTTCCCTGAGGATGAGTAAGTCAGCTAAAACGGGACAAGAACACCCAACTTCTTGTACTCAGTTGCCAGCATGTTAACTAGGTTAAAGGCAGATGCCTATCAGCAGGTTTCCTGGGCTCTGGCAGCTGGTGGCAGCCCTCTCCTCACTTTTAAGAGGTACTAGCAGCATTTTAGCACTACAGAATGTCTAAGGTTTGGGGTAACTAAGAGTGAACTACCTCACGCTCACAGAAAGCActtggaagggaagaaaagtaCAACCTTCAGCTAGTTAACGAAGTCTGGAGAGATGCAGACAGAATCTGAAGAGTGAGAACAGAGCACAGCTCCACCTTGAGCTGTAAGAGCACGTTTAGCCTAAGGATAGGGACTAGAAGTGAAATCATGTTGCACACCAGTACCTTCTAAAAATCTGTGTGCTACACAACCCCGTTCCCAGAGCACAGGGGTACTTCCCTTGGCAAGCAATGCAGCAACATCAGcacttccaaaaaataaaaataagcagatcTTTTATTCCAATATCTGGAATATAAGTGGCCCTGGAAAGACCACTGCAGCCATACAAGGTGGGCACTCAGAGGGCAGCAGCTCAGTAAGCCTCAAATCtttgaaaacaaagtcaaaaaGTTGAGCTTGGAAAGTCTGACATAGCTGTGGATTTTGCTCCTTCAGGTCAGCAGGACACAAGCCCAAGGAAAGCACCATCATGGACTAAGCAGGGATAAGGGAGCATGCATGACAGACCACTCTGCCTCAGATTTTGGCCCAAGATACCTGCCAGAAGCGGGCTGTTAAGCGAAGGAGTTGGAGGCTAGATGCACCAGAGTAGACAAGGAAATATGCAAGTACTGTTTCAATCGTTGCCCCTGCCATACTGTGCCTGGAAAGGATTATTTCTGCGTTTTGAACTGGGCTGCAGAAACTTCCAACACAGAGCAGAATAACTGCTTACTTATGAAAAGCTGTAGTCCAAAACTGCTTATAAGGGAAGAAATAAGCCTGTTGTTGAAAGCAGCAAGATGCTGTGACAGTGGTTTGCAGAAAAACAGCGTAGAATTttgtcagacaaaaaaaaaaaaaaaaaaaagagctagggAAGGAAGTGAGGGTGGTGGTTAGTTTTGCATTTTCCTAGGAACAGGAGCTGACTCAGCTAGTGTGAGTGCTGACTGCCCAAAACATCAGACTGCAGAAGGGATTTACACTAGGGCTCGGAATGGGGGACTGAGGCCGGATGCACCCACATGTGGCCACCGAGACATGCATGCCCTCTTGCAAAAGACTGTTTGCTCTTCTAGCAGGAAATACACTGCTCAGAGACAGCTTCTCTCTCGCCTCCTTCTTGAGAGATGGAGCTAGTCTTGCTACCAGAGGATTAAAAGTTTAAAGAAGAGTTCTTAGGAAGTCAGTGCTGATGAACAGAGTTGAAACAGAGTCTCCAGAGACTCTGACCTCTGCTTATCCTTAACAAGAACGGTCACCAGGCAGGCTCTTGCTTAGCACTTCCCTTCTGTTTGTACCTCAGGGCTGAAGCTTCACCCAGACCTCTGTTGCAGACAGCTTCAGTACCAACCGacccccagcttttttccctgACTCACCTGCTACACAGGGGAGAGGACTGAGTTTTAGGCTAAGTCCTCATTATGAGTTGCACAGCTGTGTCAGATGGACAGAGCGAGCAATATTCCTTGGGGACATGAGAAACAGTGACTATAACAGTCCTTTGGTTTCAGAGGTTGAGCATGAGCTGGGCAAGATGGGAAGCCTGATTTTGAGGACCATCGCCTGGAGTAGGATTAGGGCTAGTTTAAAACACATTCCCAAGAACAGTGCAATTGCagtgtcttttttccccccaggtgcCCTTTATCTTCTACCTCCATGTAAACTTTGTTGCAAGGGTTAACACTGTGCCAAATGCACAGTAGAGATTCTCATCTCCAGCATGAGAAAACTCAGACTGTACTGATGCTGATCTGCAGCAACCAAACAACATCAGCTTCCTGCCTCACAGCAAGATGCACAAGGATGAAGAATACTTCATTACATGACAGGCATGAAAGCCTGACAGCTCAAAGCACTGAAGGCTGGTAGAGAACAGACCTGCTCAGCAAGACTCACAGGCAGAAGAACTATTTCTGGTTCAGCAGGTAGATTTGTTTATCCTCTGTCAGAAGCTGACACAGAGCAGAGCCTAAAGCCAGCAATGATTTACATGCAAGGGACTGGCATTATCCTAGCTCAGGGCCCTTCCTCACGCATCTTACCATGCGCCAGGGAACATGAGGTCACACAAGCACAGACACGTAGAAGGAGCTGCCACCGAGCTACATCCCTGTCAGGCTGTTCTCAATCTACCCAGGCACCTCCACTCAGCACAGTTCAAATGATTAGTTGGTAATTAAGACTGTACTTTCTCAAACAGGCTTCCAGAAAATTAaccagcagagcagtgctgtaCCCAAATTCCTCTGGTTACCTGACTCTTGATGCCTTGCTGAGTGATGAAGGTCTTCAGGGCCCCTGTTTCGGAGTTCTGAGGATAGCCAAAGTCCAGGATTTCTACAGAAGGGTAAAAGAAGGTTAGTTCAGAGCTGCAAGGTATGAACATGCCAACCACGCTAACAATTCCTATAATGAGAGCGCCAATTAGTGTACAGACACTGCTTACACGTTAAGTTTCTGAATAAGTTGCTGGAGCATTCCTtaccaaggaaaaagaaacagcctTGCTGAATTTATTTCCCTGTGCAATATTTTGGAGAGGAGGGGTGATAGAAAACCGTTCAACCAATTAATTTGCTGGTTTCCAAGTACAACTGCACTTCAGGACTAAATATCAACTAATCTAGCCATGCGCACAGGGCGCAATGAGGAGGTTTTCCAAAAAACATCCCAAGGACAATAAAGAGGGTTTATCCAACAGCAGAACAATCTGTCTTCACAGCACTTTCTTTAGGTTTTGATTTTCATATGAAGatgtaataaaaatcaaaacctaaaaaaaaccacaaaccatcAGAGTAGGGGCACTGCAGGATGATCAGTGTGGGAGAGAAACAAATGTTAACTACAGACGGCTACTGCACTTAACACCCACTCCCCTCAAAGAGGAAGGGAACAACCCAGAAGAGACCTAGAGGGGGGAGAAGACCACTAACTTGAATACCGAGTGACACCACACTGGCAGGTTTTGCTACCCCCGTGCCTATGAGGAGACAGCAGTGACTGACCAAAGCAGAGAAACAGCAGTCTCTTCATCTGCCCAGAGGGAACAGAGAAACCATCAGTCACTATGACCCTTGGCTAAGAGTCCCAGGACACACACACGCAGTGCCTTGTCTGGAAAACAAACTGCGGCAGAACTAATACAAAGTGCTCATGTTATGCGAAACAGGGACAGCTCAAGGGCAATCTCCACAGGCAGGCTGATATCACAAGCAGCTGAAGGGACGCTGTATTATTATTCGATGGTGAAATTTGGAGCTGCATCACTGGGGGAGGTAGGGATGGGACAGAGCAGGTTGGGTTTTATCGATTTCCTTCTGCCTCAGAACTGCCCCCAAGAGGCAATCCAAGAGGCAACCCAAGAATGGCAACCAACTGCTGCACTGCTAGAGCCACCTGGACACTAGCTGGGATGGCTGGCCTTAGAGGTGCTAATGATAGTCCTCATTATCCACCTCAGTATAATGATAGCCCTACACCTACACAGGATCCACTCAGAAGCTGGGGTTTGGTACCAGCTGCCTCATTTACACAAGTACACAGCCACAACCAACAGAAGGCTATGGGCTTGAGATGTCATCTACAGCTACAGTACAGGTGGCACTAGAAAGCAGATTAAGTAATTTTGAACTCAAACATATTAAGAATACTTCAAGTACTATTACTACATCAAACTAACCTAAGGGTTTGAGAACAACCAAGTGCAACATCACATAACAGATAAGGGAAATATCTCACCATCCAGTAGCTCATAGATCAGCACAAAGTTGTTCTTTATGTTCTCCTCACTGATCTTCCCAAAGTAGGCAGTCATCACATCACACATCTTGTAAAGAAACTCGAATACCATGGCAGCGTTGACATTCTGCTTGGTGACAGCAGCCAGCCAGATGTTGGAACGCTTGACATGGAAGAAACTTGTGCGGGCGATGTTGGTGACAGGCGAGCGTACCTGCTGCCGTGCGTGGATGACATTGACGCGGAAGGCATCGACGGCATTCCGCCTACGAGATCATCACCAAAGATGAGTTAGCACAGCGTATGTGAAAACAAGCTGGCTGCACAGTTCTGCTTATGTGATTACAGACACTGAACTACATACACCAAGCTCACTTAGGAGGAGTGCCTGGGGATGTCTCTAAGAGAGATAAGTGAAGGCTCTGAGCAGGGTTAGACATTAAATTCTGCACAAACTAAAGGAGAGACAGAGCGCTACTGCCGTCTAAGGAACTTTGGACTACAGGGTAACTGTAGTCAGGAGGAGAAGCTAACCTCCATCTGAAATCAGATGGCAAAGGTATCTTCCCTTCAATTGATTTTGCCAGTGCTCACAATTGATTGCCATAGCTGGGAACAAACACAGTAGCAGCTATGGCTCAAAGAGCCCAGATCTGACTAAACACCTAGTTACCATCTACTCTGCATGCCCAGGCCTTCGCTCTCTTGCCCCAAAGCAAGCTGTAGTCTCCCAAGGTATTTGTCGATGGCAGTTCCTCCCAGACATACCACcgaggaaaaaacagcaaaacctgcCCGGGTCATCCGAGCGAAGTCAGTGCCCAGGTACACCACCAAAGGGAGCTTGAGGTCTCAGATCCATCCCACCTCCATTCCCCGGGCACCATGGAGGGCAGGCTCAAAGCAGCAAGCAGGATTAGGAACGTTTTTGGCTTTCCAGCTACACATGTCCTCTCAAGCCTGCTAGGCTTCGGAACAGGTCCCTTGCACGTGGACTTAGGGTCCCCACTGCGCAACGTGCTAGCAGCACTGCATTACGTGCACAGGATGGTCCGGTACCATGTACAGGACAGAGGTTCTGCAGTGCTGAAGAGGTGCTGTGCcagtttccccagctgctgcCATCTTTAATCGAAATTGTCTATACACTAGTGACAGGGAACAAATCCCTCCTGGGTGAACACTGATGTCTGAGTGGCATTCTGGATGCCAGCTCTTCCACACTAGAGTTTCCTCATCCCATAGCTACAAGTCAGGATAAACTTCCCAAATTAACTTAAAGTCCACCAAATCTA
The sequence above is drawn from the Chroicocephalus ridibundus chromosome 6, bChrRid1.1, whole genome shotgun sequence genome and encodes:
- the AP2M1 gene encoding AP-2 complex subunit mu: MIGGLFIYNHKGEVLISRVYRDDIGRNAVDAFRVNVIHARQQVRSPVTNIARTSFFHVKRSNIWLAAVTKQNVNAAMVFEFLYKMCDVMTAYFGKISEENIKNNFVLIYELLDEILDFGYPQNSETGALKTFITQQGIKSQTKEEQSQITSQVTGQIGWRREGIKYRRNELFLDVLESVNLLMSPQGQVLSAHVSGRVVMKSYLSGMPECKFGMNDKIVIEKQGKGTADETGKSGKQSIAIDDCTFHQCVRLSKFDSERSISFIPPDGEFELMRYRTTKDIILPFRVIPLVREVGRTKLEVKVVIKSNFKPSLLAQKIEVRIPTPLNTSGVQVICMKGKAKYKASENAIVWKIKRMAGMKESQISAEIELLPTNDKKKWARPPISMNFEVPFAPSGLKVRYLKVFEPKLNYSDHDVIKWVRYIGRSGIYETRC